The proteins below come from a single Balaenoptera acutorostrata chromosome 2, mBalAcu1.1, whole genome shotgun sequence genomic window:
- the NSA2 gene encoding ribosome biogenesis protein NSA2 homolog: MPQNEYIELHRKRYGYRLDYHEKKRKKEGREAHERSKKAKKMIGLKAKLYHKQRHAEKIQMKKTIKMHEKRNTKQKNDEKTPQGAVPAYLLDREGQSRAKVLSNMIKQKRKEKAGKWEVPLPKVRAQGETEVLKVIRTGKRKKKAWKRMVTKVCFVGDGFTRKPPKYERFIRPMGLRFKKAHVTHPELKATFCLPILGAKKNPSSPLYTTLGVITKGTVIEVNVSELGLVTQGGKVIWGKYAQVTNNPENDGCINAVLLV; the protein is encoded by the exons ATG CCACAAAATGAATATATCGAGTTACACCGTAAGCGCTATGGATATCGTTTGGATTAccatgagaaaaagagaaagaaggaaggtcgAGAGGCTCATGAACGttcaaagaaggcaaaaaaaatgaTTGGTCTGAAAGCTAAGCTCTACCATAAACAGCGCCATGctgagaaaatacaaatgaaaaagac TATTAAGATGCatgaaaaaagaaacaccaaACAGAAGAATGATGAAAAGACTCCACAAGGAGCAGTACCTGCATATCTACTGGACAGAGAGGGACAGTCTCGAGCTAAAGTACTTTCCAATATGATCAAACAAAAACGAAAAGAGAAAGCG GGAAAATGGGAAGTCCCTCTGCCCAAAGTTCGTGCCCAGGGAGAAACAGAAGTATTAAAAGTTATTCgaacaggaaagagaaagaagaaagcctGGAAGAGGATGGTTACTAAAGTTTGCTTTGTTGGAGATGGCTTTACTCGAAAACCACCTAAATATGAAAGATTCATTAGGCCAATG GGATTACGTTTTAAGAAGGCCCACGTAACACATCCTGAACTGAAAGCCACCTTCTGCCTGCCAATACTTGGTGCGAAGAAGAATCCCTCATCCCCACTATATACAACCTTGGGTGTTATTACCAAAGGTACTGTCATTGAGGTGAACGTGAGCGAGTTGGGCCTAGTGACACAAGGAGGCAAGGTCATTTGGG gaAAATATGCCCAGGTTACCAACAATCCTGAAAATGACGGATGCATAAATGCAGTCTTACTGGTTTGA